A genomic window from Candidatus Deferrimicrobium borealis includes:
- the coaBC gene encoding bifunctional phosphopantothenoylcysteine decarboxylase/phosphopantothenate--cysteine ligase CoaBC codes for MTMLSGKEIVLGVTGGIAAYKACEIVRSLRKDGAGVRVILTASGARFITPLTLQTLSKNPVYTDLFDLITESEIGHISLAQRANLLMIAPATANILGKIRGGIADDMLSTVVMATSAPVLLAPAMNSQMYASPAVRDNVEVLLERGFTFVDPDEGELACGTTGPGRLADTEKIVEMARILLAEKILAGKRVVVGAGPTAEDIDPVRFLTNRSSGKMGFAMAVAARRFGADVTLVAGPTGLPDPPFVKTIRVRSAEEMMGAVGTAADAADAVVMAAAVADFRPESPASQKIKKETFDGRISLVPTEDILSSLGRSRGRRVLVGFAAETNDLEGNAVEKMRRKNLDAIVANDVSRPDIGFGSDSNEVRVYFSDGTALDLAMAAKDAIASAVWRAVCRKFLPG; via the coding sequence ATGACCATGCTCTCGGGCAAGGAGATCGTCCTCGGGGTCACCGGGGGGATCGCGGCGTACAAGGCGTGCGAGATCGTCCGCTCGCTGCGCAAGGACGGGGCGGGCGTCCGCGTGATCCTCACCGCGTCCGGGGCGCGCTTCATCACGCCGCTCACCCTGCAGACCCTTTCGAAGAACCCGGTCTATACCGACCTGTTCGATCTGATCACCGAGTCCGAGATCGGGCATATCTCCCTCGCGCAGCGGGCGAACCTCCTGATGATCGCACCGGCCACCGCGAACATCCTCGGGAAGATCCGCGGCGGCATCGCCGACGACATGCTCTCGACGGTGGTGATGGCCACCTCCGCTCCGGTGCTGCTCGCGCCGGCGATGAACAGCCAGATGTACGCCTCCCCGGCGGTGCGGGATAACGTGGAGGTCCTCCTGGAACGGGGGTTCACGTTCGTCGACCCCGACGAAGGGGAACTCGCCTGCGGCACGACGGGGCCGGGCCGGCTGGCCGACACGGAGAAGATCGTCGAGATGGCCCGGATCCTCCTGGCGGAGAAGATCCTCGCCGGGAAGAGGGTCGTGGTGGGGGCGGGGCCCACGGCGGAGGACATCGACCCGGTCCGGTTTCTCACGAACCGGTCCAGCGGCAAGATGGGGTTCGCCATGGCGGTCGCCGCGCGGCGATTCGGCGCGGACGTGACGCTCGTCGCGGGACCGACCGGGCTGCCGGATCCCCCCTTCGTGAAGACGATCCGGGTGCGGTCCGCGGAAGAGATGATGGGGGCCGTGGGAACGGCGGCGGACGCCGCGGACGCGGTGGTGATGGCGGCGGCGGTGGCCGACTTCCGCCCGGAGTCGCCGGCGTCGCAAAAGATCAAGAAGGAGACGTTCGACGGACGGATCTCCCTGGTCCCCACGGAGGACATCCTCTCCTCCCTCGGGCGGTCCAGGGGGAGGCGCGTCCTCGTCGGGTTCGCGGCGGAGACGAACGATCTCGAGGGGAACGCGGTCGAGAAGATGCGCCGGAAGAATCTCGACGCGATCGTCGCGAACGACGTCTCCCGGCCCGACATCGGGTTCGGGTCCGACAGCAAC
- a CDS encoding MBL fold metallo-hydrolase → MTEARPLRVLAMEVGPLAENTYLVGHPASGKAVVIDPGDEADEILRQLGARGWTLDKILLTHGHFDHVGAVAALKERTGATVHIHPADADQMRAAGRQGAMFGLHVPTPPPPDVLVREGDTVPLGDVAFRVLHTPGHTAGHVTYLSGDLAFVGDLIFEGSIGRTDLPGGSLDELLRSVREKIFTLPGETMLFPGHGPATTVGDEKRGNPFFTGEDAGG, encoded by the coding sequence GTGACGGAGGCCCGGCCGCTCCGGGTGCTGGCGATGGAGGTCGGCCCGCTGGCGGAGAACACCTACCTCGTGGGGCACCCTGCGAGCGGAAAGGCGGTCGTCATCGATCCCGGCGACGAGGCCGACGAGATCCTGCGCCAGTTGGGCGCGCGGGGATGGACCCTGGACAAGATCCTTCTCACCCACGGGCACTTCGATCACGTGGGGGCGGTGGCTGCCCTCAAGGAGCGGACGGGTGCGACCGTCCACATCCATCCGGCCGACGCGGACCAGATGCGGGCGGCGGGCCGGCAAGGCGCGATGTTCGGGCTGCACGTCCCGACCCCTCCGCCCCCCGACGTGCTGGTGCGGGAGGGCGATACCGTTCCTCTGGGGGACGTCGCGTTCCGCGTTCTCCACACCCCGGGGCACACGGCCGGGCACGTGACGTACCTTTCCGGGGACCTCGCCTTCGTGGGCGATCTCATTTTCGAGGGGTCCATCGGGCGGACGGATCTTCCCGGGGGCTCCCTCGACGAACTGCTGCGCTCGGTCCGGGAGAAGATCTTCACGTTGCCCGGGGAGACGATGCTCTTTCCCGGCCACGGCCCGGCCACGACGGTGGGCGATGAAAAGCGCGGGAACCCATTCTTCACGGGGGAGGATGCAGGCGGATGA
- a CDS encoding sugar phosphate nucleotidyltransferase, whose amino-acid sequence MKAVVMAGGFGTRLRPLTEKLPKPMAHVANRPMMEHVVRLLAAGGIDDLEVLLHFYPEKISSFFGDGTPWGVRMNYVNAEADYGTAGAVKNAEERLSGTFLVISADILTDFDLSKAIAFHKERGAAVTIVLTRVPNPLQYGIVITEEDGRIVRFLEKPTWGEVFSDTINTGIYIVQPEVLDLIPQKKNWDFSKNLFPAMLARGDRLLGYVAEGYWKDVGNLDEYLNVHLDLMAGKVKIGFDGEKAGERSVWIGEGSKVDYTAELSNVLLGKKCVVGSGVTMSNVVVGDGCVIEDGAVLQSSVLWERVAVEKGARIFETIVGSDVRVGRGAFLAERAVISDHCVIGTEAVVKPNVKVWPHKVVEDGAVLSSSLIWGEKWARSLFGAYGIVGLANIEISPEFAAKVGAAYAATFGRKVVLSTSRDSHKASRMINRSIMTGMLSVGVDVHDYGVTPLPVVRFLSRSHREERGGVHVRKSPFNASFLDLKFFDDSGLDLPMGLEKNIENLFFREDFVRADIEETGGITFPVGGFDIYIDGFVKSVDARAIKERNFNIVLDYSYGSAAVIFPRILGKLGVETVALNAILDPARITRSQEEFDKGMGHLATISRSLSADFGAMLDTGGEKIFLIDEKGDILSDATALQVICLLACRQAGQGLVGIPVTASRNIEKIAARFGMDVVRTRTLPRSLMETAAGEGVAFAGDGAGGFVFPRFQPAFDGMFAIVKIMELLSAEGRGLSDILREIPPTVLIHRKIPCAWENKGSLMRMLTGHAKGKPSQFIDGVKVFDGEDWALVYPSQDEAYFHLVVESGDGRAAERLASEYADLFASWGKKL is encoded by the coding sequence ATGAAGGCGGTCGTGATGGCGGGAGGGTTCGGAACCAGGCTTCGCCCGTTGACCGAGAAACTTCCCAAGCCGATGGCGCACGTGGCGAACCGGCCGATGATGGAACACGTCGTCCGGCTGCTGGCCGCCGGGGGGATCGACGACCTCGAGGTGCTGCTCCACTTCTACCCCGAGAAGATCAGCTCGTTCTTCGGGGACGGGACTCCCTGGGGGGTCCGGATGAACTACGTGAACGCCGAGGCGGATTACGGCACCGCCGGGGCGGTGAAGAACGCGGAGGAGCGCCTCTCCGGGACCTTCCTGGTGATCAGCGCGGACATCCTCACCGACTTCGACCTGTCGAAGGCGATCGCCTTCCACAAGGAACGCGGGGCGGCGGTCACCATCGTCCTGACGCGCGTCCCCAACCCCCTGCAGTACGGAATCGTGATCACCGAGGAAGACGGCCGCATCGTCCGCTTCCTCGAGAAGCCGACGTGGGGGGAGGTCTTCTCCGACACGATCAACACGGGGATCTACATCGTCCAGCCTGAAGTGCTCGACCTCATCCCGCAGAAGAAGAACTGGGACTTCAGCAAGAACCTCTTTCCCGCCATGCTGGCCCGGGGCGACCGCCTGCTCGGCTACGTCGCGGAGGGGTACTGGAAGGATGTGGGGAATCTCGACGAATACCTGAACGTCCACCTCGACCTCATGGCGGGGAAGGTGAAGATCGGCTTCGACGGGGAGAAAGCGGGGGAGCGGAGCGTCTGGATCGGGGAGGGGTCGAAGGTCGACTACACGGCGGAGCTGTCCAACGTGCTTCTCGGGAAAAAGTGCGTCGTCGGGTCCGGCGTGACGATGAGCAACGTCGTGGTCGGCGACGGATGCGTCATCGAGGACGGGGCGGTCCTCCAGTCCTCGGTGCTGTGGGAGCGCGTGGCGGTGGAAAAGGGGGCCCGGATCTTCGAGACCATCGTCGGGTCCGACGTCCGGGTGGGGCGCGGCGCCTTCCTCGCGGAGCGGGCGGTGATCAGCGACCATTGCGTCATCGGGACCGAGGCGGTGGTCAAGCCGAACGTGAAGGTGTGGCCCCACAAGGTGGTCGAGGACGGGGCGGTTCTGTCCTCCTCCCTCATCTGGGGGGAGAAGTGGGCGCGCTCCCTCTTCGGCGCCTACGGGATCGTCGGGCTGGCGAACATCGAGATCTCCCCCGAGTTCGCGGCGAAAGTGGGGGCCGCCTACGCCGCCACGTTCGGAAGGAAGGTGGTCCTCTCCACCAGCCGGGACAGCCACAAGGCGTCGCGGATGATCAACCGCTCGATCATGACGGGGATGCTCTCGGTCGGCGTCGACGTGCACGACTACGGCGTCACGCCCCTGCCGGTGGTGCGTTTCCTCTCGCGCTCCCACAGGGAGGAGCGGGGCGGCGTCCACGTCCGGAAGAGCCCGTTCAACGCCTCATTCCTCGACCTCAAGTTCTTCGACGATTCCGGCCTCGACCTGCCGATGGGGCTGGAGAAGAACATCGAAAACCTGTTCTTCCGGGAGGACTTCGTCCGGGCGGACATCGAGGAGACGGGGGGGATCACCTTCCCGGTCGGCGGGTTCGACATCTACATCGACGGGTTCGTGAAATCCGTCGACGCTCGGGCGATCAAGGAGCGGAACTTCAACATCGTTCTCGACTACTCCTACGGCTCCGCCGCCGTCATCTTCCCCCGGATCCTGGGAAAGCTCGGGGTGGAGACGGTGGCACTGAACGCCATCCTCGATCCGGCCCGCATCACCCGCTCGCAGGAGGAGTTCGACAAGGGAATGGGCCACCTCGCGACGATCTCGCGCTCCCTGTCCGCCGACTTCGGCGCGATGCTCGACACCGGCGGCGAGAAGATCTTCCTGATCGACGAGAAGGGGGACATCCTCTCCGACGCGACGGCGCTGCAGGTGATCTGCCTCCTCGCCTGCCGCCAGGCGGGCCAGGGGCTGGTGGGAATCCCGGTCACCGCCTCGCGGAACATCGAGAAGATCGCTGCGCGCTTCGGGATGGACGTGGTCCGGACGCGGACGCTGCCCCGGTCGCTGATGGAAACGGCGGCGGGGGAGGGGGTCGCCTTCGCGGGGGACGGGGCGGGCGGGTTCGTCTTCCCGCGCTTCCAGCCGGCCTTCGACGGGATGTTCGCCATCGTGAAGATCATGGAGTTGCTCTCGGCCGAGGGGCGGGGACTGTCCGACATCCTGCGCGAGATCCCGCCGACCGTCCTGATCCACCGGAAGATCCCCTGCGCCTGGGAGAACAAGGGGTCCCTCATGCGGATGCTGACCGGGCACGCCAAGGGGAAGCCGAGCCAGTTCATCGACGGCGTGAAGGTATTCGACGGGGAGGACTGGGCGCTGGTCTATCCGAGCCAGGACGAGGCGTACTTCCACCTGGTGGTCGAGTCCGGGGACGGCCGCGCGGCGGAGCGTCTCGCCTCGGAGTACGCGGACCTGTTCGCGTCGTGGGGGAAGAAGTTGTGA
- a CDS encoding LysE family translocator: MDFGHPAAIFVSSFIIGLSGAMMPGPLLAVTIRHASTRGFSAAPLLVLGHAILEAALVCLLLFGLMEWIRGDAAIIAIALLGSAMLLRMAAGMAREVPTLHLDAATCGSPGGRNDGKGSGGVRPVIDGILTSASNPYWSLWWATIGLGYLLLSRGQGWRGVLAFFSGHILSDAAWYLFVGAGISAGRGWFTDRVYRGVVGACAAFLVFFALTFGYLGVSRLVRIL; this comes from the coding sequence ATGGATTTCGGCCATCCCGCGGCGATCTTCGTCTCTTCCTTCATCATCGGCCTCTCCGGGGCGATGATGCCCGGACCTCTACTTGCGGTCACCATCCGGCACGCTTCGACCCGCGGTTTTTCCGCTGCGCCGCTGCTCGTCCTGGGGCACGCGATCCTCGAGGCGGCGCTCGTGTGCCTCCTCCTGTTCGGGCTGATGGAGTGGATCCGGGGTGACGCGGCGATCATCGCGATCGCCCTGCTCGGCTCCGCGATGCTCCTCCGGATGGCGGCGGGGATGGCCCGGGAGGTGCCCACGCTCCATCTCGACGCCGCGACGTGCGGTTCCCCGGGGGGGCGGAACGACGGGAAAGGGTCGGGAGGGGTGCGTCCCGTGATCGACGGTATCCTCACCTCCGCCTCGAACCCGTACTGGTCGCTCTGGTGGGCGACGATCGGACTCGGGTACCTGTTGCTTTCGCGCGGGCAGGGATGGCGGGGCGTCCTCGCCTTCTTCTCCGGGCACATCCTGTCCGACGCGGCGTGGTACCTCTTCGTCGGGGCGGGGATCTCGGCGGGGCGGGGCTGGTTCACCGACCGGGTCTACCGCGGTGTCGTCGGCGCCTGCGCCGCGTTTCTCGTCTTCTTCGCCCTCACCTTCGGGTATCTCGGGGTGTCGCGTCTTGTCCGCATCCTGTAG
- a CDS encoding NUDIX hydrolase gives MAGRNPLPTADVVIEVGDRVVLVRRKYPPPGWAIPGGFVEAGETVETAAVREALEETGLRVTLTALLGVYSDPARDQRHHTVSTVYVGRASGPPAAGDDAAEARLFGEDDLPSPLAFDHAKILADYFRFKKTGIRPL, from the coding sequence TTGGCAGGCCGCAATCCCCTCCCCACCGCCGACGTCGTCATCGAGGTGGGCGACCGCGTCGTTCTGGTCCGGCGGAAATATCCGCCCCCGGGGTGGGCGATCCCCGGCGGGTTCGTCGAGGCCGGTGAAACCGTCGAAACCGCGGCCGTCCGGGAGGCGCTCGAGGAGACGGGCCTGCGCGTGACCCTCACCGCGTTGCTGGGCGTCTACTCCGACCCTGCCCGCGACCAACGCCATCACACGGTCTCCACGGTTTACGTCGGGCGGGCCTCGGGCCCCCCGGCGGCCGGCGACGACGCCGCGGAGGCGCGGCTGTTCGGGGAGGACGACCTCCCTTCCCCTCTCGCCTTCGACCACGCGAAGATCCTGGCGGACTACTTCCGGTTCAAGAAAACGGGCATAAGGCCGCTCTGA
- a CDS encoding pyridoxal phosphate-dependent aminotransferase gives MKLAKRVGRIQPSPTLAITNKAKQMKAQGIDVVGFGAGEPDFDTPDHIKAAAKKALDDGYTKYTPVPGSPELKDAIIAKLKRDNGLEYKRENIIVSLGAKHSIFNVACAFLEAGDEVIIPAPYWVSYPDITLLADATPVIVEAKQATGFKITPAQLEKAITRKTKLFVLNSPSNPTGAAYSKAELEALAQVIVKKDIAVLSDEIYEKLVYDGFQFTSFASLGEEVKKRTILVNGLSKSHSMTGWRIGFVAADKDLVAAMNNIQSQSTSNPVSFCDKASIEALNGPQDFQKVWVAEFDRRRRFITDRLNKMPGVSCLLPQGAFYVFPNFSGCYGKKTPAGKVIDGSSALSAYLLDDHKVAAVPGIAFGDDACQRLSYAMSMKNIEKGIDRIEQAVKALA, from the coding sequence ATGAAACTGGCAAAGAGAGTTGGGAGGATCCAGCCTTCGCCGACGCTGGCGATCACGAACAAGGCGAAGCAGATGAAGGCGCAGGGGATCGACGTGGTCGGCTTCGGGGCCGGGGAGCCGGATTTCGACACGCCGGACCACATCAAGGCGGCGGCCAAGAAGGCCCTCGACGACGGGTACACGAAGTACACCCCCGTCCCGGGGTCCCCGGAGCTGAAGGACGCGATCATCGCGAAACTGAAAAGGGACAACGGGCTGGAGTACAAGCGGGAGAACATCATCGTTTCTCTCGGGGCGAAGCACTCGATCTTCAACGTCGCATGTGCGTTCCTCGAGGCCGGGGACGAGGTGATCATCCCCGCGCCGTACTGGGTCTCCTACCCGGACATCACGCTCCTGGCGGACGCCACCCCGGTGATCGTCGAGGCGAAGCAGGCCACGGGGTTCAAGATCACCCCCGCGCAGCTGGAAAAGGCGATAACAAGGAAGACGAAGCTCTTCGTGCTGAACAGCCCCTCCAACCCGACCGGGGCGGCGTACTCGAAGGCGGAGCTCGAGGCGCTGGCCCAGGTGATCGTGAAGAAGGACATCGCCGTCCTGTCGGACGAGATCTACGAGAAGCTCGTCTACGACGGATTCCAGTTCACCTCCTTCGCCTCTTTGGGCGAAGAGGTGAAGAAGCGCACGATCCTCGTGAACGGTCTCTCCAAGTCGCACTCGATGACCGGGTGGCGGATCGGGTTTGTCGCGGCGGACAAGGACCTCGTCGCGGCGATGAACAACATCCAGAGCCAGAGCACGAGCAACCCCGTGTCGTTCTGCGACAAGGCGTCGATCGAGGCGCTGAACGGCCCGCAGGACTTCCAGAAGGTGTGGGTCGCCGAGTTCGACCGGCGGCGCCGCTTCATCACCGACCGGCTGAACAAGATGCCGGGCGTGTCGTGCCTGCTCCCGCAGGGGGCGTTCTACGTCTTCCCGAACTTCTCCGGGTGCTACGGGAAGAAGACGCCCGCGGGCAAGGTGATCGACGGCTCCTCCGCCCTGTCGGCGTACCTGCTCGACGACCACAAGGTGGCGGCGGTCCCCGGGATCGCGTTCGGGGACGACGCGTGCCAGCGCCTCTCCTACGCCATGTCCATGAAGAACATCGAGAAAGGGATCGACCGCATCGAGCAGGCCGTCAAGGCCCTCGCGTAA
- the coaD gene encoding pantetheine-phosphate adenylyltransferase, translating to MRTVAIYPGSFDPPTNGHLDIVERSSRVFSRVIVAVAVNLRKNAFFTPAERVRMLKRLTSTMGNVEVTSFRGLLVDFARVQEAHILVRGIRAISDFEYEYQMAHMNRKLDQEIDTVIMMTGERYSAISSNIVKEIAQFGGKIDDLVPPLVRDILMRKLKGAKRQ from the coding sequence ATGAGGACCGTGGCCATCTACCCTGGCTCGTTCGATCCCCCCACGAACGGACACCTGGACATCGTCGAACGGTCCTCCAGAGTCTTCTCGCGGGTGATCGTCGCGGTGGCGGTGAACCTCCGGAAAAACGCCTTCTTCACCCCCGCGGAACGCGTGCGGATGCTGAAGCGGTTGACCTCGACGATGGGGAACGTCGAGGTCACGTCGTTCCGCGGCCTGCTGGTGGATTTCGCCCGCGTGCAGGAGGCGCACATCCTGGTCCGGGGGATTCGGGCGATCTCGGACTTCGAGTACGAGTACCAGATGGCCCACATGAACCGGAAGCTGGACCAGGAGATCGACACGGTGATCATGATGACCGGGGAGCGTTACTCCGCGATCAGCTCGAACATCGTGAAGGAGATCGCCCAGTTCGGCGGGAAGATCGACGACCTCGTGCCACCCCTGGTGCGGGACATCCTGATGAGGAAGCTGAAAGGAGCGAAGAGGCAATGA
- the rsmD gene encoding 16S rRNA (guanine(966)-N(2))-methyltransferase RsmD: MRVVAGKWGGRTIRAPRGISVRPTTDRVREAVFSMLGDDAEGSVVLDLFAGTGAMAIEALSRGAAGAVLVESSPAALGALRANLASLEAEGAVCLPLDYREAVRRLSAKGRTFDLVFLDPPYGKGLVGLSAGLLSRAGILAPGAVVVAERASRDPVETLPAGWRERAERRYGDTRITLYDIPGPRGKTPPGGQKQEDR, from the coding sequence GTGCGTGTCGTCGCGGGGAAGTGGGGGGGGCGGACGATTCGCGCCCCGCGCGGCATCTCCGTGCGGCCGACCACGGACCGGGTCCGCGAGGCCGTGTTCTCGATGCTTGGGGACGACGCGGAGGGATCCGTCGTGCTCGACCTCTTCGCCGGGACGGGCGCGATGGCGATCGAAGCCCTTTCGCGAGGGGCGGCCGGGGCGGTGCTCGTGGAATCTTCGCCGGCGGCGCTCGGCGCGCTGAGAGCGAACCTCGCGTCGCTGGAGGCGGAGGGCGCGGTCTGTCTCCCCCTCGACTACCGGGAGGCGGTGCGGCGGCTCTCCGCGAAGGGAAGGACGTTCGACCTCGTGTTCCTCGACCCCCCGTACGGCAAGGGGCTGGTCGGCCTCTCGGCGGGGCTGCTGTCCCGCGCCGGCATTCTCGCTCCCGGCGCCGTGGTGGTGGCGGAGAGAGCCTCCCGGGATCCCGTGGAAACGCTCCCGGCCGGGTGGCGGGAGCGGGCCGAGCGCCGGTACGGCGATACGCGGATCACCTTGTACGACATCCCAGGCCCCCGCGGGAAGACGCCGCCGGGCGGGCAGAAACAGGAGGATCGATGA
- a CDS encoding class II fructose-bisphosphate aldolase encodes MDYRSIRRFVPENAAKEIPPGNPACPVNGRDVYRALASHKTIVMACNIRIPLVIPGIMRAAKELDAVVAFELAKSEGDLKGGYTGMTPEIFVRTIVAAAKRAEFDTPFVIHGDHITVKNTSEAEVEGARALIAAELAAGYTSFAIDASFNEIPDNARITASLAGPIAARKLGLEVEVGEIKSVGTEAHLSTVEEAVDLMERLTAAGVHPDLLAINNGSKHGNYLEGEKISIDLDRTGEIYRAIHDRFGVSIAQHGITGTPLHLIGKFAEYGIRKGNVGTQWQNIAHAGLPPELMGRMRDWAKGAGKDIKFATKPFKAEIDAVPAQFASMIEKAAYDEAKQLFQAFRAAGTAKVVAGALAARA; translated from the coding sequence ATGGACTACAGGTCGATCCGGCGGTTCGTTCCCGAAAATGCGGCAAAGGAGATCCCCCCGGGGAATCCGGCGTGCCCGGTCAACGGCCGCGACGTATATCGCGCCCTCGCGTCCCACAAGACGATCGTCATGGCGTGCAACATCCGGATCCCCCTCGTCATTCCGGGGATCATGCGGGCGGCGAAGGAGCTGGACGCCGTGGTCGCGTTCGAATTGGCCAAGTCGGAAGGGGATCTGAAGGGCGGCTACACCGGCATGACCCCGGAGATCTTCGTCCGCACGATCGTCGCGGCGGCGAAAAGGGCGGAGTTCGACACCCCGTTCGTCATCCACGGCGACCACATCACCGTGAAGAACACATCGGAGGCCGAGGTCGAGGGGGCCCGCGCGCTGATCGCCGCGGAGCTCGCCGCAGGGTACACGAGCTTCGCCATCGACGCGTCGTTCAACGAGATCCCCGACAACGCCCGGATCACCGCGAGCCTCGCGGGTCCCATCGCGGCGCGTAAGCTCGGCCTCGAGGTGGAGGTGGGGGAGATCAAGTCGGTGGGGACCGAGGCGCACCTGTCGACCGTCGAGGAGGCCGTGGATCTCATGGAGCGGCTGACGGCGGCGGGGGTCCATCCGGACCTGCTGGCCATCAACAATGGGTCAAAGCACGGCAATTACCTGGAAGGGGAGAAGATCTCCATCGACCTCGACCGCACCGGCGAGATCTATCGGGCCATCCACGACCGCTTCGGCGTCTCCATCGCCCAGCACGGCATCACCGGGACGCCGCTCCACCTCATCGGGAAGTTCGCCGAATACGGGATCCGCAAGGGGAACGTCGGCACCCAGTGGCAGAACATCGCCCACGCGGGGCTCCCGCCGGAGTTGATGGGGCGGATGCGCGACTGGGCCAAGGGGGCCGGCAAGGATATCAAGTTCGCCACCAAGCCGTTCAAGGCCGAGATCGACGCCGTCCCCGCGCAGTTCGCTTCGATGATCGAGAAGGCGGCGTACGACGAGGCGAAGCAGCTCTTCCAGGCGTTCCGGGCCGCCGGTACGGCGAAGGTCGTCGCCGGGGCGCTCGCCGCCCGCGCATAG
- a CDS encoding menaquinone biosynthesis protein: MTVHPAPLRVGRIPYANLVPIFHGLATGDVPGGVSFVDGHPSELNRKLRDGDLDLAPSSSIEYAAHPDRYLLCPDISISSRRRVMSVLLLSNGPLRRLPPDPIAVTGSSDTSILLLEILLRESLGRTNLLVRTELPAREALRRYPAHLVIGDEAIRAAVDGVAPHVTDLGEWWRRETGKPFVFALWIAARSAWEDRREPLSRFSAALLEAKRTAQASIRRGEYPWGGPDWIPPSFRDAYWRCLSYDLGVETEGLSLFYELAANIGRIPAAPPLRFLEIGHGSLMVK; this comes from the coding sequence ATGACCGTGCACCCTGCTCCGCTGCGCGTCGGCCGCATCCCGTACGCCAACCTCGTGCCGATCTTCCACGGGCTCGCGACCGGGGACGTGCCGGGCGGGGTCTCGTTCGTCGACGGGCACCCCTCCGAACTGAACCGGAAGCTGCGCGACGGGGATCTGGACCTGGCACCCTCCTCGTCCATCGAGTACGCCGCGCACCCGGACCGGTATCTCCTGTGCCCCGACATTTCCATCTCCTCGAGGCGTCGCGTGATGAGCGTCCTGCTGCTGTCGAACGGACCGCTCCGGCGGCTTCCCCCCGATCCGATCGCCGTCACGGGGAGCTCGGACACCTCGATCCTGCTGCTCGAGATCCTCCTCCGCGAGTCGCTGGGCCGCACGAACCTGCTCGTGCGGACGGAGCTTCCCGCGAGAGAGGCCCTGCGCCGCTACCCGGCCCATCTCGTGATCGGGGACGAGGCGATCCGGGCCGCCGTCGACGGCGTGGCGCCGCACGTCACCGACCTCGGTGAGTGGTGGCGGCGGGAGACGGGGAAACCGTTCGTCTTCGCCCTTTGGATCGCCGCACGGAGCGCGTGGGAAGATCGCAGGGAGCCGCTTTCACGGTTCTCCGCCGCCCTTCTCGAGGCGAAACGGACCGCGCAGGCGTCGATCCGCCGGGGGGAATACCCGTGGGGAGGCCCCGACTGGATCCCCCCTTCCTTCCGGGACGCCTACTGGCGCTGCCTCTCCTACGACCTCGGGGTGGAGACGGAGGGCCTTTCCCTGTTCTACGAACTGGCGGCGAACATCGGTCGGATTCCGGCCGCGCCGCCTCTCCGCTTCCTCGAAATCGGCCATGGAAGCCTCATGGTAAAATAG
- a CDS encoding DUF1858 domain-containing protein has protein sequence MIDKEMKIEDVLRRYPQAIPVFERFGIDCAQCQLSEYENLEHGAKVHGIDLPTLLRELNKALTVQG, from the coding sequence ATGATCGACAAGGAGATGAAGATCGAGGACGTGCTCCGTCGCTACCCGCAGGCGATTCCGGTCTTCGAGCGGTTCGGGATCGATTGCGCCCAGTGCCAGCTCTCCGAATACGAAAACCTGGAGCACGGCGCCAAGGTCCACGGGATCGACCTTCCGACACTGCTGAGGGAGTTGAACAAGGCGCTGACGGTGCAGGGGTAG
- the queD gene encoding 6-carboxytetrahydropterin synthase QueD encodes MSSGLYALTVRTSFAAAHRLREYDGNCERLHGHNWQVEVTVESPTLDDRGIALDFRILKTSLHDLLSRFDHRYLNEVPPFDGVNPSSENLARHLYEEMGKSVPAPARVSRVTVWESDDARADYSLRD; translated from the coding sequence ATGAGTTCAGGTTTGTATGCTCTCACCGTGCGGACGTCCTTCGCAGCCGCACATCGTCTGCGCGAGTACGACGGGAACTGCGAGCGGTTGCACGGGCACAACTGGCAGGTGGAAGTCACGGTGGAGTCGCCGACGCTCGATGATCGCGGGATCGCGCTGGACTTCCGGATCCTCAAGACGTCGCTCCACGACCTGCTCTCCCGGTTCGACCACCGGTACCTGAATGAAGTCCCGCCGTTCGACGGGGTGAACCCGTCGTCGGAGAACCTCGCGCGCCACTTGTACGAGGAAATGGGCAAATCGGTCCCGGCGCCGGCGCGCGTGTCCCGCGTCACCGTGTGGGAATCCGACGATGCCCGGGCCGACTACTCCCTGCGCGACTGA